A DNA window from Chlamydia felis Fe/C-56 contains the following coding sequences:
- a CDS encoding IncA family protein, whose product MKLSSSLRLASAQQLNPCHYRINKPYLVLITSVITTILGLAVIAASIALLVLFGAQASAVFNGLMVGVILGIALLLLIGGIRSALILNLTCVRKKEISGFSKTLKEFQDLLQDRQKHISEQENFIASLQNQLDEESNKYNKLLTTKQEELTSLTRRYIATTSESSNLEETVNNLRSELMELRSSSSELIDKLRTNVELLHAESIIARQAMEAEQVIASNLSHLSESLKFKLQEKEQEIADKEQEVQVLIHKVSELQQEISDLQFFITDNIDKQALPSDVSEGLEAKLTTLKGKIECLLSFISDGITNNDIAISAGHHLMLKIKELRDDISNIQDSVTVLMTVQPEKDSQNKEE is encoded by the coding sequence ATGAAACTTTCCTCCTCCTTAAGACTTGCTAGTGCGCAGCAACTAAATCCCTGTCATTATCGTATCAATAAACCTTACCTTGTTCTTATTACTTCCGTCATTACAACAATTCTAGGTCTAGCTGTGATAGCTGCTAGTATAGCTTTGCTTGTGCTGTTTGGGGCTCAAGCATCAGCTGTGTTTAATGGGCTTATGGTTGGTGTGATTCTAGGAATAGCTCTTCTCCTTCTTATAGGAGGGATCCGTTCTGCTCTTATCCTTAATTTAACCTGTGTACGCAAGAAAGAGATTTCTGGATTTTCTAAGACTCTAAAGGAGTTTCAAGATCTTTTGCAAGACCGACAAAAACATATATCAGAACAAGAAAATTTTATTGCGAGTCTCCAGAATCAGCTAGATGAAGAATCGAACAAATATAATAAGCTGTTGACGACTAAACAAGAAGAATTGACAAGCCTCACTCGAAGATATATTGCTACAACTAGCGAAAGTTCGAATTTGGAGGAAACAGTTAATAACTTACGCTCGGAGTTAATGGAATTGAGAAGTTCATCAAGCGAACTCATAGATAAACTTCGAACTAACGTGGAGCTACTCCACGCAGAATCTATAATAGCTCGTCAAGCTATGGAGGCAGAACAAGTCATTGCCAGCAACTTAAGCCACCTTTCTGAAAGCCTAAAATTTAAGCTTCAAGAAAAAGAACAAGAAATTGCTGACAAGGAGCAGGAAGTTCAAGTTTTGATACACAAGGTATCCGAGCTGCAACAAGAAATTTCCGACCTTCAGTTTTTCATTACCGATAACATAGATAAGCAAGCACTCCCAAGTGATGTTAGTGAAGGTTTGGAAGCAAAACTTACTACATTGAAAGGTAAGATTGAATGTCTTTTATCCTTTATCTCTGATGGCATAACAAATAATGACATCGCAATTTCGGCAGGGCATCACTTAATGCTAAAAATAAAAGAATTACGCGATGACATTTCTAATATTCAAGACAGTGTGACTGTCTTAATGACCGTGCAACCTGAAAAGGATTCCCAAAACAAGGAGGAATAA